From Erigeron canadensis isolate Cc75 chromosome 8, C_canadensis_v1, whole genome shotgun sequence, one genomic window encodes:
- the LOC122578498 gene encoding coiled-coil domain-containing protein 130-like: protein MSTLAAARADNFYYPPEWEPKKGGLNKFHGQHALRERAKKIDQGILVIRFEMPYNIWCGGCNSMIAKGVRFNAEKKQVGNYYSTKIWSFTMKSACCQHEIVIQTDPKNCEYLVMSGAQKKVEEFDTEDAETMVLAVDEEKSKLADPFYRLEHQEEDLKKKKEAEPLLVRLQRVSDARHLDEYSLNRSLRAKLRGQKRRVAEEEVTARKMGLGIRLLPASEEDMMAAKRVKFSSKFTKNRDEKRAIIKSTSIFAESSASTSKRLELEAKRRKINAATASKLLTGGFKPSSWSRSAGSLVRKNRA from the exons ATG TCGACACTTGCAGCTGCCAGGGCAGACAATTTTTACTACCCTCCAGAATGGGAACCAAAAAAG GGTGGTTTGAACAAGTTTCATGGGCAACATGCCTTAAGGGAGAGAGCAAAGAAAATAGATCAGGGTATCTTAGTCATAAG GTTCGAGATGCCTTACAATATCTGGTGTGGTGGTTGCAATTCTATGATTGCAAAGGGTGTTAGGTTTAATGCCGAGAAGAAGCAAGTGGGGAATTATTATTCTACAAAG ATATGGAGCTTCACTATGAAATCTGCATGCTGCCAGCATGAAATAGTCATTCAAACCGATCCAAAGAACTGTGAGTATCTGGTTATGAGTGGTGCTCAAAAGAAAGTCGAAGAGTTCGATACTGAAGATGCAGAGACTATGGTACTCGCTGTTGATGAAG AGAAAAGCAAGCTAGCAGACCCCTTCTATCGTCTTGAACACCAAGAAGaggatttaaagaagaagaaagaagcaGAGCCATTGCTGGTGCGACTTCAACGGGTATCAGATGCCAGACATTTGGATGAATATTCCTTAAACCGGTCCCTCCGTGCCAAACTTCGA GGTCAAAAGAGAAGAGTTGCTGAAGAAGAGGTGACTGCTAGGAAGATGGGACTAGGAATAAGACTACTTCCAGCATCTGAAGAGGATATGATGGCTGCTAAACGCGTGAAATTTTCTTCAAAGTTTACTAAGAACAGGGACGAGAAACGAGCTATAATCAAATCCACGTCAATTTTCGCAGAGTCTTCTGCATCCACTTCAAAAAGGTTGGAACTTGAGGCGAAGAGAAGGAAAATAAATGCAGCAACAGCATCGAAGTTGCTGACCGGGGGGTTTAAACCATCATCTTGGTCAAGGTCTGCTGGATCTTTGGTTCGTAAGAACAGGGCTTGA
- the LOC122580015 gene encoding small polypeptide DEVIL 4-like yields MKLIGNNSMRSSTRRISSKGFGGVLKEQKARLYIIRRCVVMLLCYHD; encoded by the coding sequence atgaAATTGATAGGAAACAATAGCATGAGAAGCTCCACAAGAAGGATTTCAAGTAAGGGATTTGGAGGAGTGCTTAAAGAGCAAAAAGCAAGACTTTATATTATAAGGAGATGTGTGGTGATGCTCCTTTGTTATCATGATTGA
- the LOC122579383 gene encoding transcription factor bHLH30-like — translation MCSKIEEQELGEEVEQPHHQESDHHHHQNLENIQTFQDHPQQQIIQHQNNSMGFNDYSYTSEVSPILHPQQQPWILPHHQVFHHHNMTGSYTPADLPFPSGDHSSFLFPPPPLPSSLSSYGGLVNNRRVPTAGGGGLQFGFEGSTSSADHQLRLISETLGQMVQPAGGSMPFGLHAEMGKMTAQEIMDAKALAASKSHSEAERRRRERINNHLAKLRSLLPSTTKTDKASLLAEVIQHVKELKRQTSIIAEQTLVPTETDELMIDNTSDEDGNLVIRASLCCEDRSDLLPDLIKTLKALRLRTLKAEITTLGGRVKNVLFITGEQDLNNNESTNNYSINMIHEAFKAVMEKTNGGDHEASAGGVKRQRTNNINVLDHRRT, via the exons ATGTGTTCTAAGATAGAAGAACAAGAACTAGGAGAAGAAGTAGAACAACCACACCACCAAGAAagtgatcatcatcatcatcaaaatcttgaaaacaTCCAAACATTTCAAGATCACCCACAACAACAAATCATTCAACATCAAAACAATAGTATGGGTTTTAATGATTATTCATACACATCAGAAGTCTCTCCAATCTTACACCCACAGCAACAACCATGGATCTTACCTCATCATCAAGTATTTCACCACCACAACATGACCGGATCATACACCCCGGCCGATCTCCCTTTCCCATCGGGAGACCATAGCTCTTTCCTCTTCCCTCCTCCACCGCTGCCATCATCTTTATCATCCTATGGTGGTTTGGTTAATAATAGGAGGGTACCTACTGCTGGCGGTGGTGGGTTGCAGTTTGGATTTGAGGGTAGTACGTCGTCAGCGGACCACCAGTTAAGGCTCATCTCAGAGACACTAGGACAGATGGTTCAACCAGCTGGAGGGTCTATGCCATTTGGACTCCATGCTGAAATGGGCAAGATGACTGCTCAAGAGATCATGGATGCTAAAGCTTTAGCAGCTTCAAAGAGCCATAGTGAAGCAGAACGACGTCGTAGAGAGAGGATCAACAATCATCTTGCCAAACTTCGTAGTTTACTTCCTAGCACCACCAAA ACGGACAAGGCTTCATTGTTAGCTGAAGTGATACAACACGTAAAGGAACTCAAGCGACAAACATCCATTATAGCCGAACAAACTCTAGTCCCTACTGAGACCGACGAGCTGATGATTGACAACACATCAGATGAAGATGGCAATCTAGTGATTAGAGCATCATTATGTTGTGAGGACCGGTCAGATCTTTTACCCGACCTcatcaaaaccctaaaagcACTTCGACTAAGAACTCTAAAAGCCGAGATCACTACACTTGGAGGGCGTGTAAAGAACGTCTTGTTCATTACCGGAGAGCAAGATTTGAACAACAACGAAAGTACCAATAATTATTCGATAAACATGATCCATGAAGCATTCAAAGCGGTGATGGAGAAAACAAATGGCGGAGATCATGAAGCTTCAGCTGGAGGTGTTAAGAGACAAAGAACAAACAACATTAATGTTCTTGATCATCGAAGGACTTga
- the LOC122611367 gene encoding SUPPRESSOR OF GAMMA RESPONSE 1 — protein sequence MAGPSWLVDSNRIATKIRSASGACNPEHITWKSNPTKACPNCHHIVDNSDVNQAWPGLPRGVKFDPLDQEIIWHLLAKSGVSGFAPHPFIDEFIPTVDEEDGICYTHPQKLPGVQLDGSVSHFFHRAIKAYNTGTRKRRKIHGDDFGDFRWHKTGRTKPVVLDGVQRGCKKIMVLYVSPAKGAKAEKTNWVMHQYHLGTGEDEQEGEYVISKVFYQQQSQSKPNGKDEEFLLEEINNPIVKVDPVTPKSVTPEPPRAERRIPDMGLEQELIDNSANLEKHEMEPVYHADFETPCGNLGDHEDHLPEEYNALEQGNINSQGGEEPKWWDNESQYLLDSQQLVEGLSLCDEFLQSQSPQRDVDNNDSKSKPRLADYAHLGPENLKKDLEACRDLVLDPANLELDTPPDFRLSQLEFESQESFLAWGGGK from the exons ATGGCTGG ACCATCGTGGCTGGTTGACAGCAACAGAATCGCAACAAAGATTAGAAGTGCCTCTGGTGCATGTAATCCTGAACATATCACTTGGAAAAGCAACCCCACAAAAGCATGCCCAAATTGCCACCATATTGTTGACAATAGTGAT GTGAATCAAGCATGGCCAGGGTTGCCTCGTGGTGTAAAGTTTGATCCATTGGATCAAGAAATTATTTGGCATTTACTTGCTAAAAGTGGTGTAAGCGGATTCGCACCTCACCCTTTCATTGATGAATTTATTCCAACAGTTGATGAGGAGGATGGAATCTGTTACACCCATCCTCAAAAGTTGCCAG GAGTCCAACTAGATGGAAGTGTATCTCACTTCTTCCACAGAGCAATTAAAGCATATAATACTGGAACTAGGAAGCGTCGTAAGATACATGGTGATGATTTTGGAGATTTCCGTTGGCATAAAACGGGAAGAACAAAACCTGTTGTTCTGGATGGGGTTCAAAGGGGATGCAAGAAAATTATGGTTCTTTATGTTAGCCCTGCAAAAGGTGCAAAAGCAGAGAAAACTAATTGGGTAATGCACCAATATCATTTGGGTACTGGGGAAGATGAGCAGGAAGGCGAGTATGTGATCTCAAAAGTCTTCTATCAACAACAATCACAGTCAAAACCTAATGGAAAAGATGAGGAATTTTTACTTGAAGAAATCAACAATCCGATTGTAAAAGTTGATCCTGTGACCCCGAAGTCTGTGACCCCTGAACCCCCGCGTGCTGAAAGGCGAATTCCAGATATGGGTCTTGAACAAGAACTCATTGATAATTCTGCAAATCTTGAAAAA CATGAGATGGAGCCTGTTTACCATGCCGACTTCGAGACCCCTTGTGGGAATCTTGGTGATCATGAAGATCACCTTCCAGAAGAATATAATGCTCTTGAGCAGGGTAACATCAATAGTCAGGGTGGGGAAGAACCAAAATGGTGGGACAATGAGTCACAATATCTATTAGATTCACAACAACTCGTGGAAGGACTATCTTTGTGTGATGAGTTTCTACAGAGCCAATCTCCTCAAAGAGACGTTGATAACAATGATTCAAAGAGTAAACCTCGCCTTGCAGATTATGCTCATCTAGGACCAGAAAATTTAAAGAAGGATTTAGAGGCCTGTCGTGACTTGGTTCTCGATCCTGCTAATTTGGAACTTGATACTCCACCTGATTTCCGGCTAAGCCAGCTT GAATTTGAATCGCAGGAAAGTTTTCTTGCCTGGGGAGGCGGCAAGtga